AGACTCGAGAAAACCTGGATCAGTGAAGGAGACGCCCGCTCCTCCGTCAGTCCACCTTGTCAAGGTGACTGACATTAATCTTCATCTTAGTTTATTGtacgttttgtctcttttggaAAATGAATTACACTCCAATATGAATAtgtggagatggagagagtcTGTCACcagaactgtaaaataattaaagaggCACTGCATATTATGTATGAATAACATCAATACTTAAGAGGAATCTTCAGTACCTGAAGAAAGAGCTGGGAAGACAGTCCTGTTCTATAAGTGTTGTTGTTCACTCCTCTGTGCTCTGCCCCCCCTCAGGACATGAACTACTCCGGGACTCTGGGTTACACCAATCCTCAGCTGGACCTGGAAGAACGTACCGCTGCGCGGGGGGGGGCAGAGTGAGTTTCACAGATTAAACACAGACACGATGAGTCCGTCGCCATGGACACCGCTTTCTTTGCAGAAAACAAAGTGTGCAGGATGAAATTCTTTGGCCGTGACTTCCAGCAAGGAaactgcctgcctgcctgcctgcgtgcgtgcgtgcgtgcgtgcgtgcatgcgtgcatgTGTactgagggaggagggagcGCTTCATAAATAACTCAGGGAAGCTGCAGGGTGGGGCTTTATTTAGACTGCAGGAGGAGACACAATCACattattgtatgtgtgtgtgtgtgtaggttcaTGTCTAATGGCAGAGTGAGGACCGTGTCTGGTCTGGTCGTGGAGGAAGACGCTCCCACCAACATGTCCACAGAGTTgcagacagcagcacacacacaccgacgCACACAggtaaacgcacacacacacacacacacacacacacacacacacacacacacaaccaatgCTTTCTCCTGATTGTCAGTGAgcgtctgtctttgtgtttttacagaagaagaagaagaaagtccgTAAAGTTCCTGCAGAGGTCACCAGAGGGCGCTACCCGTGTCCAGCCCCCCCGCCCGGTACGTGTTGTGAGGACCCCTATAATAAATcatcaaactttatttacacattctgcagttacagagcagcaggagtCTTGTTGTCCACCTGATGATATTATAAGAAATgcacaaagtgttttacaagAAGATATAATGGAAATTAAAACCCAAAAATAAgctatacacacatacatatatatatatatatatatatatatatacatatatacatatatatatatatatatatatatacatatatatatatatatatatatatatatacatatatatatatatatacatatatacatatatatatatatatacatatatacatatatatatatacacatatatatatatatgtgtatatatatgtatgtgtatatatgtatatatatgtatgtgtatatgtatgtatatatatatgtatatatatgtatgtgtatgtatatatatatatatatgtatgtatgtgtatatatatatatatatatatatatatatatatatatacacatatatatatatatatatatatatatgtgtgtatacatatgtgtatatatatgtatgtgtatatatgtatatatatgtatgtgtatatgtatgtatatatatatgtatgtatgtgtatgtatatatatatatatatatatatatatgtatatatatgtatgtgtgtgtgtgtatatatatatatatatatatatatatatatatgtatatatatgtatgtgtatatatatatatatatgtatgtgtatatatatatgtatatgtatgtgtatatatatatatatatatatatgtatgtgtatatatatgtatatgtatgtgtatatatatatatatatatatatatatatatatatatatatatatatatatatatatatatatatatatatgtatatatatgtatgtgtatatatatatgtatatatatgtatgtgtatatatatatgtatatatatgtatgtgtatatatatatatatatatatatatgtgtatatatatatatatatatatatgtgtatgtatgtatgtatgtatgtatgtatgtatatatatgtatgcatgttttctgtctgcttGTGATTTACTTCCTGGTTAACGTGTCCTCCAGCAGAGCCCGGCAGCGTGTCCCTGGGTCAGCGACTTCCTTTCCCAGCATTTCCCATGAGGGCCACCCTGCCCCCCCCTGGCTCCCGCCCCAGGCCCCGTCCAGGCTGCCGCCCCTCCTGCTGAATACCACTCGGACTCTGCTGAGTCTCTGGAGGAGATCCCCGTGGCGTTGGCCAAACTGGGCTCTACGTCCTCCACCGCTGCCGGAGATTCCTCCACATCCTCCCACAGAGCCGTGCCGGTGTTCCCCCTCCCATCCCCCCAGCCCAGGACTAAGAGGAAGGCCGTGTCCTCCCGCGCAAATAAGAGCTTGGCGGAGCTAAGGTTTGAGATGGCCTCCACGCTGCCTCCCATGGTGTTTGTCAGCCGAACCAGCGGAGAGGCCGCGGAGTCCCGGGAGGAAGACCTGAGTCTGGGCAGGAGGCCGAGGCCCTGCTCCAGGTCGGGCTCCAGGTCGGGGTCCCGGGCGTCGCTGGGCTCAGGTGCAGCCTCCTGGATGGAGCTGTAAACTTGGAACAGTCTTTTCTGATCACCTGCGCTCTCTGCAGCCttgcataaaaacatttttttatttaattcaatgactttttttatctctgtgactaatttattgttttttgactttttattatGAATGCCAAAGGTGAGGTCATGTCTGTGCACAAACTTTATAAATCCTTCA
This genomic interval from Cottoperca gobio unplaced genomic scaffold, fCotGob3.1 fCotGob3_284arrow_ctg1, whole genome shotgun sequence contains the following:
- the zdhhc1 gene encoding LOW QUALITY PROTEIN: palmitoyltransferase ZDHHC1 (The sequence of the model RefSeq protein was modified relative to this genomic sequence to represent the inferred CDS: deleted 1 base in 1 codon), producing MDVCSKNPNRTAPVADDHPADVPLCSRTNGWSWPPHPFQLLAWLLYVYFAVTGFGVFIPLLPAHWIPAGYICTGVMFVGHLCVHLMAVSINPADYNVRTKSDKGPVPVFDRSKHAHVIENCHCYLCQVDVGPKSKHCSACNKCVSNFDHHCRWLNNCVGSRNYRLFLHSVLSALLGVCLVLVVATYVFIEFFLDPSKLRTDKHFLVRNETAVWFVFLPVAPLRSAAAVIPGLAAVTIALALLSSVLLCHLLCFHIYLLWNRLSTFEYIVRQRHRQDGRDSRKPGSVKETPAPPSVHLVKDMNYSGTLGYTNPQLDLEERTAARGGAEFMSNGRVRTVSGLVVEEDAPTNMSTELQTAAHTHRRTQKKKKKVRKVPAEVTRGRYPCPAPPPAEPGSVSLGQRLPFPAFPMRATLPPLAPAPGPVQAAAPPAEYHSDSAESLEEIPVALAKLGSTSSTAAGDSSTSSHRAVPVFPLPSPQPRTKRKAVSSRANKSLAELRFEMASTLPPMVFVSRTSGEAAESREEDLSLGRRPRPCSRSGSRSGSRASLGSGAASWMEL